The following is a genomic window from Pseudomonas promysalinigenes.
GCTGATGGGTATCGGTATCCTTCTGCTCTCGGTAGTTCTCTATGGCGTGCGGAAATTGCAAGATCGCCAGCAACCCAACGGCCCGAAATCAAATAATAGCTTTTGATCTAAGCGGTAAAGGTGACGCGGACCCAGCGAGGACCCGTGTAGCCTGGAAGGCAGGCTAAATATCTTCGTGCCTGCGTAGGGGAGGAATTGCAGAGACCAGATGCCCAATGTGGATCAGCGCCGCCCGGATCTTCGCCGGCTCACTGATGGTCAGGAATTGCAGCATCAGTCCATCGAGAGCCGCGAAGATCGCGATCGCGGCCTCGTTAGCCGTGTCCAGCCCCTTATCCTTCAGCGCCTGCTCCACCGTGCTCATGTAGCTCGAATACAGTTTTTCAACCAGGCTGCGCATTTCTGTGCTACGCCGAGACTCCAGCAGCATCTCGAACTGAAACAGTTGCAGTTCTGGTTCCCGCGAGGCGGAGGCAATGAGAGAGTCGGCAAACGCTTCGTCGAAGTCCGTAATTCTTTCCAGCCCAGATTCACGGATCGATCGCTCAATAGCCCATTCCATGGTAGCTGCTAACAGCCCCTCAATCGAGCCGAAGTGATGGGTAACCAGCGTGTGGTTCACTCGCGCGCGCCCCGCAATCGCGCGATAGGTCACACCGCGTAAACCCTTTTCCGCTACCACATCGATCGCCGCAGCCATCAATGCCTCACGACCTTCCCCATACGGCAATCGACTAGCTTGCTCCGTCATATCAACACTCGCTACAGATCCTAATTCAAGCCGTACCAAGCAAGTGCTTGGGGCGAACCATGCGCAACTCAAGCCGCGATCAGACCGCCGATGGTCGCACAAAACCTACTGCCGGAGCACGTAGGTCGCTCTCACCACCGAAGGCAGTTGGAGGCTTCCTACTCGGGTAGGACGAATTCTGGCCAAAATACCATTGACGGTAAAACTAAACAAACGTAGAGTTTTGACTTAGCAGCGTGCAACGTCCGCTGTCACTGCGGTTATCTACCCAGGCAGCAGCACCTCTAATCCATAACAACAA
Proteins encoded in this region:
- a CDS encoding TetR/AcrR family transcriptional regulator; protein product: MAAAIDVVAEKGLRGVTYRAIAGRARVNHTLVTHHFGSIEGLLAATMEWAIERSIRESGLERITDFDEAFADSLIASASREPELQLFQFEMLLESRRSTEMRSLVEKLYSSYMSTVEQALKDKGLDTANEAAIAIFAALDGLMLQFLTISEPAKIRAALIHIGHLVSAIPPLRRHEDI